In one Magallana gigas chromosome 7, xbMagGiga1.1, whole genome shotgun sequence genomic region, the following are encoded:
- the LOC136270329 gene encoding receptor-type tyrosine-protein phosphatase mu-like, translated as MVVHSSAGIGRTGTFIALNYLVQQAKESGYVDVFECVETLRRQRLNMVQTLEQYKFLHNTTLQALMCTSSDPSASNFPQIYEDLLKVDAETGKRNIDLNLENLNVALSTLPGSAYSMAKKLYKQKEKPIQ; from the exons ATGGTTGTTCACAGCAG CGCTGGGATAGGTAGGACCGGTACATTCATAGCATTGAACTACCTCGTCCAACAAGCCAAAGAATCAGGATACGTCGACGTGTTTGAATGTGTAGAGACTTTGAGGCGTCAAAGACTAAACATGGTTCAAACTCTG GAACAATATAAGTTTTTACACAACACAACTCTGCAGGCTCTCATGTGTACTTCATCAGACCCTTCAgcttcaaattttcctcaaatatACGAAGATTTGTTGAAAGTAGATGCCGAAACCGGAAAACGaaatattgatttgaatttaGAG AACCTTAATGTAGCTTTATCGACATTACCGGGGTCCGCCTACAGCATGGCCAAAAAACTCTACAAACAGAAAGAAAAACCGATACAGTAA